A stretch of Electrophorus electricus isolate fEleEle1 chromosome 3, fEleEle1.pri, whole genome shotgun sequence DNA encodes these proteins:
- the st3gal3a gene encoding ST3 beta-galactoside alpha-2,3-sialyltransferase 3a isoform X3, producing the protein MRARKPTRTLMLVLCPTLVLCFLYYSAARLQLRIWGFKAHIDVDSSLYAGHVLSTVYDKQGFLRKLDGKLPLELQYKYGNLSKGECRPGFSEAKMTSIYPKFSKPAPMFLDLNFKRLSKINTYPPPFGIKTQEKIIKLILAHTKNYGLGSELDSLNCKRCIIIGNGGILSNKSLGSKIDEYDVVIRLNKAPISGFERDVGSKTTMRITYPEGAIQYPERYENHSLFVFSAFKPLDFKWLRQMVFKERLHHTEGFWKSVALVVPRDPEDMRILNPYFIQEAAFWFIGLPHNNGLMGHGNIPTLGTVAIAMALHNCDEVAVAGFGYDMNTPRAPLHYYESVRMATIKESWTHNILKEKEFLRKLVIAGVIQDLTKGI; encoded by the exons ATGAGAGCCAGGAAGCCCACGCGGACCCTAATGCTCGTGCTGTGTCCCACCCTGGTCCTGTGCTTCTTGTACTACTCCGCGGCGAGACTACAGCTGCGCATATGGGGATTCAAAGCAC ATATTGACGTGGATAGCAGCCTATACGCGGGACATGTGTTATCCACAG tCTATGACAAGCAGGGGTTTCTCCGCAAGCTCGATGGAAAACT GCCCTTGGAGCTCCAGTATAAGTACGGTAACCTGAGTAAAGGAGAGTGTAGACCAGGATTCTCTGAGGCTAAGATGACTTCAATCTATCCAAA GTTCTCAAAACCAGCCCCCATGTTCCTTGATCTGAATTTTAAACGGCTGTCAAAGATAAACACTTACCCTCCTCCCTTTGGGATAAAAACCCAAG AAAAGATCATCAAGCTGATTTTAGCTCATACAAAGAACTATGGCTTGGGCAGTGAGCTGGACAG CTTGAATTGTAAAAGGTGCATCATCATTGGAAATGGAGGTATACTCTCAAACAAGTCACTGGGATCCAAGATCGATGAGTACGACGTGGTCATACG ACTGAACAAAGCTCCAATCAGTGGCTTCGAGAGGGACGTGGGCTCCAAGACCACCATGCGCATCACCTATCCAGAGGGAGCCATCCAGTATCCTGAACGCTATGAGAACCATTCCCTGTTCGTCTTCTCTGCCTTCAAACCGCTGGACTTCAAATGGCTCCGTCAGATGGTCTTCAAGGAGCGACTG catcaCACAGAGGGGTTCTGGAAGTCGGTAGCACTTGTGGTTCCCAGGGATCCAGAGGACATGCGTATCCTGAATCCGTACTTCATCCAGGAggcagctttctggtttatcgGTCTCCCTCACAACAATGGCCTCATGGGACATGGG AACATTCCCACTCTGGGCACGGTCGCGATCGCGATGGCCCTTCACAACTGTGATGAGGTGGCGGTTGCTGGGTTTGGTTATGATATGAACACCCCCAGAGCCCCCCTGCACTACTACGAGTCCGTACGCATGGCCACCATTAAAGAG TCATGGACACACAATATATTGAAAGAGAAGGAGTTCCTGCGAAAGCTGGTGATAGCCGGGGTCATTCAGGACCTGACCAAAGGGATCTGA
- the st3gal3a gene encoding ST3 beta-galactoside alpha-2,3-sialyltransferase 3a isoform X1 — protein MSFLPRGRRFCEDAPRDMRARKPTRTLMLVLCPTLVLCFLYYSAARLQLRIWGFKAHIDVDSSLYAGHVLSTVYDKQGFLRKLDGKLPLELQYKYGNLSKGECRPGFSEAKMTSIYPKFSKPAPMFLDLNFKRLSKINTYPPPFGIKTQEKIIKLILAHTKNYGLGSELDSLNCKRCIIIGNGGILSNKSLGSKIDEYDVVIRLNKAPISGFERDVGSKTTMRITYPEGAIQYPERYENHSLFVFSAFKPLDFKWLRQMVFKERLHHTEGFWKSVALVVPRDPEDMRILNPYFIQEAAFWFIGLPHNNGLMGHGNIPTLGTVAIAMALHNCDEVAVAGFGYDMNTPRAPLHYYESVRMATIKESWTHNILKEKEFLRKLVIAGVIQDLTKGI, from the exons ATGTCATTTTTACCTCGCGGCAGGCGGTTCTGCGAAGATGCCCCGCGAGACATGAGAGCCAGGAAGCCCACGCGGACCCTAATGCTCGTGCTGTGTCCCACCCTGGTCCTGTGCTTCTTGTACTACTCCGCGGCGAGACTACAGCTGCGCATATGGGGATTCAAAGCAC ATATTGACGTGGATAGCAGCCTATACGCGGGACATGTGTTATCCACAG tCTATGACAAGCAGGGGTTTCTCCGCAAGCTCGATGGAAAACT GCCCTTGGAGCTCCAGTATAAGTACGGTAACCTGAGTAAAGGAGAGTGTAGACCAGGATTCTCTGAGGCTAAGATGACTTCAATCTATCCAAA GTTCTCAAAACCAGCCCCCATGTTCCTTGATCTGAATTTTAAACGGCTGTCAAAGATAAACACTTACCCTCCTCCCTTTGGGATAAAAACCCAAG AAAAGATCATCAAGCTGATTTTAGCTCATACAAAGAACTATGGCTTGGGCAGTGAGCTGGACAG CTTGAATTGTAAAAGGTGCATCATCATTGGAAATGGAGGTATACTCTCAAACAAGTCACTGGGATCCAAGATCGATGAGTACGACGTGGTCATACG ACTGAACAAAGCTCCAATCAGTGGCTTCGAGAGGGACGTGGGCTCCAAGACCACCATGCGCATCACCTATCCAGAGGGAGCCATCCAGTATCCTGAACGCTATGAGAACCATTCCCTGTTCGTCTTCTCTGCCTTCAAACCGCTGGACTTCAAATGGCTCCGTCAGATGGTCTTCAAGGAGCGACTG catcaCACAGAGGGGTTCTGGAAGTCGGTAGCACTTGTGGTTCCCAGGGATCCAGAGGACATGCGTATCCTGAATCCGTACTTCATCCAGGAggcagctttctggtttatcgGTCTCCCTCACAACAATGGCCTCATGGGACATGGG AACATTCCCACTCTGGGCACGGTCGCGATCGCGATGGCCCTTCACAACTGTGATGAGGTGGCGGTTGCTGGGTTTGGTTATGATATGAACACCCCCAGAGCCCCCCTGCACTACTACGAGTCCGTACGCATGGCCACCATTAAAGAG TCATGGACACACAATATATTGAAAGAGAAGGAGTTCCTGCGAAAGCTGGTGATAGCCGGGGTCATTCAGGACCTGACCAAAGGGATCTGA
- the st3gal3a gene encoding ST3 beta-galactoside alpha-2,3-sialyltransferase 3a isoform X5, which translates to MSFLPRGRRFCEDAPRDMRARKPTRTLMLVLCPTLVLCFLYYSAARLQLRIWGFKALYDKQGFLRKLDGKLFSKPAPMFLDLNFKRLSKINTYPPPFGIKTQEKIIKLILAHTKNYGLGSELDSLNCKRCIIIGNGGILSNKSLGSKIDEYDVVIRLNKAPISGFERDVGSKTTMRITYPEGAIQYPERYENHSLFVFSAFKPLDFKWLRQMVFKERLHHTEGFWKSVALVVPRDPEDMRILNPYFIQEAAFWFIGLPHNNGLMGHGNIPTLGTVAIAMALHNCDEVAVAGFGYDMNTPRAPLHYYESVRMATIKESWTHNILKEKEFLRKLVIAGVIQDLTKGI; encoded by the exons ATGTCATTTTTACCTCGCGGCAGGCGGTTCTGCGAAGATGCCCCGCGAGACATGAGAGCCAGGAAGCCCACGCGGACCCTAATGCTCGTGCTGTGTCCCACCCTGGTCCTGTGCTTCTTGTACTACTCCGCGGCGAGACTACAGCTGCGCATATGGGGATTCAAAGCAC tCTATGACAAGCAGGGGTTTCTCCGCAAGCTCGATGGAAAACT GTTCTCAAAACCAGCCCCCATGTTCCTTGATCTGAATTTTAAACGGCTGTCAAAGATAAACACTTACCCTCCTCCCTTTGGGATAAAAACCCAAG AAAAGATCATCAAGCTGATTTTAGCTCATACAAAGAACTATGGCTTGGGCAGTGAGCTGGACAG CTTGAATTGTAAAAGGTGCATCATCATTGGAAATGGAGGTATACTCTCAAACAAGTCACTGGGATCCAAGATCGATGAGTACGACGTGGTCATACG ACTGAACAAAGCTCCAATCAGTGGCTTCGAGAGGGACGTGGGCTCCAAGACCACCATGCGCATCACCTATCCAGAGGGAGCCATCCAGTATCCTGAACGCTATGAGAACCATTCCCTGTTCGTCTTCTCTGCCTTCAAACCGCTGGACTTCAAATGGCTCCGTCAGATGGTCTTCAAGGAGCGACTG catcaCACAGAGGGGTTCTGGAAGTCGGTAGCACTTGTGGTTCCCAGGGATCCAGAGGACATGCGTATCCTGAATCCGTACTTCATCCAGGAggcagctttctggtttatcgGTCTCCCTCACAACAATGGCCTCATGGGACATGGG AACATTCCCACTCTGGGCACGGTCGCGATCGCGATGGCCCTTCACAACTGTGATGAGGTGGCGGTTGCTGGGTTTGGTTATGATATGAACACCCCCAGAGCCCCCCTGCACTACTACGAGTCCGTACGCATGGCCACCATTAAAGAG TCATGGACACACAATATATTGAAAGAGAAGGAGTTCCTGCGAAAGCTGGTGATAGCCGGGGTCATTCAGGACCTGACCAAAGGGATCTGA
- the st3gal3a gene encoding ST3 beta-galactoside alpha-2,3-sialyltransferase 3a isoform X6: protein MSFLPRGRRFCEDAPRDMRARKPTRTLMLVLCPTLVLCFLYYSAARLQLRIWGFKAHIDVDSSLYAGHVLSTVYDKQGFLRKLDGKLPLELQYKYGNLSKGECRPGFSEAKMTSIYPKFSKPAPMFLDLNFKRLSKINTYPPPFGIKTQEKIIKLILAHTKNYGLGSELDSLNCKRCIIIGNGGILSNKSLGSKIDEYDVVIRLNKAPISGFERDVGSKTTMRITYPEGAIQYPERYENHSLFVFSAFKPLDFKWLRQMVFKERLHHTEGFWKSVALVVPRDPEDMRILNPYFIQEAAFWFIGLPHNNGLMGHGSWTHNILKEKEFLRKLVIAGVIQDLTKGI from the exons ATGTCATTTTTACCTCGCGGCAGGCGGTTCTGCGAAGATGCCCCGCGAGACATGAGAGCCAGGAAGCCCACGCGGACCCTAATGCTCGTGCTGTGTCCCACCCTGGTCCTGTGCTTCTTGTACTACTCCGCGGCGAGACTACAGCTGCGCATATGGGGATTCAAAGCAC ATATTGACGTGGATAGCAGCCTATACGCGGGACATGTGTTATCCACAG tCTATGACAAGCAGGGGTTTCTCCGCAAGCTCGATGGAAAACT GCCCTTGGAGCTCCAGTATAAGTACGGTAACCTGAGTAAAGGAGAGTGTAGACCAGGATTCTCTGAGGCTAAGATGACTTCAATCTATCCAAA GTTCTCAAAACCAGCCCCCATGTTCCTTGATCTGAATTTTAAACGGCTGTCAAAGATAAACACTTACCCTCCTCCCTTTGGGATAAAAACCCAAG AAAAGATCATCAAGCTGATTTTAGCTCATACAAAGAACTATGGCTTGGGCAGTGAGCTGGACAG CTTGAATTGTAAAAGGTGCATCATCATTGGAAATGGAGGTATACTCTCAAACAAGTCACTGGGATCCAAGATCGATGAGTACGACGTGGTCATACG ACTGAACAAAGCTCCAATCAGTGGCTTCGAGAGGGACGTGGGCTCCAAGACCACCATGCGCATCACCTATCCAGAGGGAGCCATCCAGTATCCTGAACGCTATGAGAACCATTCCCTGTTCGTCTTCTCTGCCTTCAAACCGCTGGACTTCAAATGGCTCCGTCAGATGGTCTTCAAGGAGCGACTG catcaCACAGAGGGGTTCTGGAAGTCGGTAGCACTTGTGGTTCCCAGGGATCCAGAGGACATGCGTATCCTGAATCCGTACTTCATCCAGGAggcagctttctggtttatcgGTCTCCCTCACAACAATGGCCTCATGGGACATGGG TCATGGACACACAATATATTGAAAGAGAAGGAGTTCCTGCGAAAGCTGGTGATAGCCGGGGTCATTCAGGACCTGACCAAAGGGATCTGA
- the st3gal3a gene encoding ST3 beta-galactoside alpha-2,3-sialyltransferase 3a isoform X2: protein MSFLPRGRRFCEDAPRDMRARKPTRTLMLVLCPTLVLCFLYYSAARLQLRIWGFKALYDKQGFLRKLDGKLPLELQYKYGNLSKGECRPGFSEAKMTSIYPKFSKPAPMFLDLNFKRLSKINTYPPPFGIKTQEKIIKLILAHTKNYGLGSELDSLNCKRCIIIGNGGILSNKSLGSKIDEYDVVIRLNKAPISGFERDVGSKTTMRITYPEGAIQYPERYENHSLFVFSAFKPLDFKWLRQMVFKERLHHTEGFWKSVALVVPRDPEDMRILNPYFIQEAAFWFIGLPHNNGLMGHGNIPTLGTVAIAMALHNCDEVAVAGFGYDMNTPRAPLHYYESVRMATIKESWTHNILKEKEFLRKLVIAGVIQDLTKGI from the exons ATGTCATTTTTACCTCGCGGCAGGCGGTTCTGCGAAGATGCCCCGCGAGACATGAGAGCCAGGAAGCCCACGCGGACCCTAATGCTCGTGCTGTGTCCCACCCTGGTCCTGTGCTTCTTGTACTACTCCGCGGCGAGACTACAGCTGCGCATATGGGGATTCAAAGCAC tCTATGACAAGCAGGGGTTTCTCCGCAAGCTCGATGGAAAACT GCCCTTGGAGCTCCAGTATAAGTACGGTAACCTGAGTAAAGGAGAGTGTAGACCAGGATTCTCTGAGGCTAAGATGACTTCAATCTATCCAAA GTTCTCAAAACCAGCCCCCATGTTCCTTGATCTGAATTTTAAACGGCTGTCAAAGATAAACACTTACCCTCCTCCCTTTGGGATAAAAACCCAAG AAAAGATCATCAAGCTGATTTTAGCTCATACAAAGAACTATGGCTTGGGCAGTGAGCTGGACAG CTTGAATTGTAAAAGGTGCATCATCATTGGAAATGGAGGTATACTCTCAAACAAGTCACTGGGATCCAAGATCGATGAGTACGACGTGGTCATACG ACTGAACAAAGCTCCAATCAGTGGCTTCGAGAGGGACGTGGGCTCCAAGACCACCATGCGCATCACCTATCCAGAGGGAGCCATCCAGTATCCTGAACGCTATGAGAACCATTCCCTGTTCGTCTTCTCTGCCTTCAAACCGCTGGACTTCAAATGGCTCCGTCAGATGGTCTTCAAGGAGCGACTG catcaCACAGAGGGGTTCTGGAAGTCGGTAGCACTTGTGGTTCCCAGGGATCCAGAGGACATGCGTATCCTGAATCCGTACTTCATCCAGGAggcagctttctggtttatcgGTCTCCCTCACAACAATGGCCTCATGGGACATGGG AACATTCCCACTCTGGGCACGGTCGCGATCGCGATGGCCCTTCACAACTGTGATGAGGTGGCGGTTGCTGGGTTTGGTTATGATATGAACACCCCCAGAGCCCCCCTGCACTACTACGAGTCCGTACGCATGGCCACCATTAAAGAG TCATGGACACACAATATATTGAAAGAGAAGGAGTTCCTGCGAAAGCTGGTGATAGCCGGGGTCATTCAGGACCTGACCAAAGGGATCTGA
- the st3gal3a gene encoding ST3 beta-galactoside alpha-2,3-sialyltransferase 3a isoform X4 codes for MSFLPRGRRFCEDAPRDMRARKPTRTLMLVLCPTLVLCFLYYSAARLQLRIWGFKAHIDVDSSLYAGHVLSTVYDKQGFLRKLDGKLFSKPAPMFLDLNFKRLSKINTYPPPFGIKTQEKIIKLILAHTKNYGLGSELDSLNCKRCIIIGNGGILSNKSLGSKIDEYDVVIRLNKAPISGFERDVGSKTTMRITYPEGAIQYPERYENHSLFVFSAFKPLDFKWLRQMVFKERLHHTEGFWKSVALVVPRDPEDMRILNPYFIQEAAFWFIGLPHNNGLMGHGNIPTLGTVAIAMALHNCDEVAVAGFGYDMNTPRAPLHYYESVRMATIKESWTHNILKEKEFLRKLVIAGVIQDLTKGI; via the exons ATGTCATTTTTACCTCGCGGCAGGCGGTTCTGCGAAGATGCCCCGCGAGACATGAGAGCCAGGAAGCCCACGCGGACCCTAATGCTCGTGCTGTGTCCCACCCTGGTCCTGTGCTTCTTGTACTACTCCGCGGCGAGACTACAGCTGCGCATATGGGGATTCAAAGCAC ATATTGACGTGGATAGCAGCCTATACGCGGGACATGTGTTATCCACAG tCTATGACAAGCAGGGGTTTCTCCGCAAGCTCGATGGAAAACT GTTCTCAAAACCAGCCCCCATGTTCCTTGATCTGAATTTTAAACGGCTGTCAAAGATAAACACTTACCCTCCTCCCTTTGGGATAAAAACCCAAG AAAAGATCATCAAGCTGATTTTAGCTCATACAAAGAACTATGGCTTGGGCAGTGAGCTGGACAG CTTGAATTGTAAAAGGTGCATCATCATTGGAAATGGAGGTATACTCTCAAACAAGTCACTGGGATCCAAGATCGATGAGTACGACGTGGTCATACG ACTGAACAAAGCTCCAATCAGTGGCTTCGAGAGGGACGTGGGCTCCAAGACCACCATGCGCATCACCTATCCAGAGGGAGCCATCCAGTATCCTGAACGCTATGAGAACCATTCCCTGTTCGTCTTCTCTGCCTTCAAACCGCTGGACTTCAAATGGCTCCGTCAGATGGTCTTCAAGGAGCGACTG catcaCACAGAGGGGTTCTGGAAGTCGGTAGCACTTGTGGTTCCCAGGGATCCAGAGGACATGCGTATCCTGAATCCGTACTTCATCCAGGAggcagctttctggtttatcgGTCTCCCTCACAACAATGGCCTCATGGGACATGGG AACATTCCCACTCTGGGCACGGTCGCGATCGCGATGGCCCTTCACAACTGTGATGAGGTGGCGGTTGCTGGGTTTGGTTATGATATGAACACCCCCAGAGCCCCCCTGCACTACTACGAGTCCGTACGCATGGCCACCATTAAAGAG TCATGGACACACAATATATTGAAAGAGAAGGAGTTCCTGCGAAAGCTGGTGATAGCCGGGGTCATTCAGGACCTGACCAAAGGGATCTGA